In the Caballeronia sp. LZ062 genome, one interval contains:
- the upp gene encoding uracil phosphoribosyltransferase, giving the protein MKQDSRFPNLFILNHPLIQHKLTHMRDKDTSTRTFRELLREITLLMGYEITRNLPLTTKRVETPLVKIDAPVIAGKKLAIVPVLRAGIGMSDGLLDLVPSARVGHIGVYRADDHRPVEYLVRLPPDLEERVFILCDPMVATGYSAVHAVDVMKRRNVQDENIIFVALVAAPEGVKVFQDAHPNVKLYVASLDSHLNEHAYIVPGLGDAGDRLFGTKN; this is encoded by the coding sequence ATGAAACAAGACAGCCGCTTTCCCAATCTCTTCATCCTCAATCACCCGCTGATCCAGCACAAGCTCACCCACATGCGGGACAAGGACACGTCGACGCGCACGTTCCGCGAGCTGCTGCGGGAAATCACGCTGCTGATGGGCTACGAAATCACGCGCAACCTGCCACTGACGACCAAACGCGTGGAAACGCCGCTCGTCAAAATCGACGCGCCGGTGATCGCCGGAAAGAAGCTCGCCATCGTCCCGGTACTGCGCGCGGGCATCGGCATGTCGGACGGCCTGCTCGATCTCGTGCCGTCGGCGCGCGTCGGGCATATCGGCGTGTATCGCGCGGACGATCATCGGCCGGTGGAATATCTCGTGCGCCTGCCGCCCGATCTCGAGGAGCGCGTTTTCATTCTCTGCGATCCGATGGTCGCGACCGGGTACTCCGCCGTGCACGCCGTCGACGTGATGAAGCGGCGCAACGTGCAGGACGAAAACATCATTTTCGTGGCGCTGGTCGCCGCGCCCGAGGGCGTGAAGGTATTCCAGGACGCGCATCCGAACGTGAAGCTCTACGTGGCGTCGCTGGATTCGCATCTGAACGAACACGCGTATATCGTCCCCGGTCTCGGCGATGCCGGCGACCGCCTGTTCGGCACGAAGAACTGA
- a CDS encoding YebC/PmpR family DNA-binding transcriptional regulator: protein MAGHSKWANIKHKKAAADAKKGKIWTRLIKEIQVAARMGGGDIDSNPRLRLAVDKAYDANMPKDNVNRAIQRGVGGVDGANYEEIRYEGYGIGGAAIIVDTMTDNRTRTVAEVRHAFSKFGGNMGTDGSVSFMFDHVGQFLFAPGTPEDKLMDAALEAGADDVVTNEDGSIEVLCPPNDFQKVKDALEAAGFKAELAEVTMKPQTEVEFSGDDAVKMQKLLDALENLDDVQEVYTNAAINDE, encoded by the coding sequence ATGGCGGGTCATTCGAAATGGGCCAACATCAAGCATAAGAAAGCAGCGGCCGACGCGAAGAAAGGCAAGATCTGGACGCGCCTCATCAAGGAAATCCAGGTCGCGGCCCGCATGGGCGGCGGCGACATCGACTCGAACCCGCGCCTGCGGCTCGCCGTCGACAAGGCCTACGACGCGAACATGCCGAAGGACAACGTCAATCGCGCGATTCAGCGCGGCGTCGGCGGCGTCGATGGCGCGAACTACGAAGAAATCCGCTACGAAGGCTACGGCATCGGCGGCGCGGCGATCATCGTCGACACGATGACGGACAACCGCACGCGCACGGTCGCGGAAGTGCGCCACGCATTCTCGAAGTTCGGCGGGAACATGGGCACGGACGGCTCCGTGTCGTTCATGTTCGACCACGTCGGCCAGTTCCTGTTCGCGCCGGGCACGCCCGAAGACAAGCTGATGGACGCGGCGCTCGAAGCCGGCGCCGACGACGTCGTGACGAACGAAGACGGCAGTATCGAAGTGCTCTGCCCGCCGAACGACTTCCAGAAGGTGAAGGACGCGCTCGAAGCCGCGGGCTTCAAGGCCGAACTCGCCGAAGTGACCATGAAGCCGCAGACGGAAGTCGAATTCAGCGGCGACGACGCAGTGAAAATGCAAAAGCTGCTCGACGCGCTCGAAAATCTCGACGACGTCCAGGAAGTCTATACAAACGCCGCAATCAACGACGAGTAA
- the purD gene encoding phosphoribosylamine--glycine ligase gives MKLLVVGSGGREHALAWKLAQSPRVQIVYVAPGNGGTAQDERLRNVDITDPEALADFVEKEHVSLTVVGPETPLAAGIVNLFRSRGLKIFGPTKEAAQLESSKDFAKAFMKRHNIPTAEYETFTDAAAAHAYIDAKGAPIVVKADGLAAGKGVVVAMNAEEAHAAVDSMLADNQFGDAGARVVIEEFLTGEEASFIVMVDGKHVLALASSQDHKRLLDGDKGPNTGGMGAYSPAPIVTPQLHARVMREIILPTVRGMENEGIRYTGFLYAGLMIDTNGNPKTLEFNCRMGDPETQPIMARLKGDFSKVVEMAIDGKLDGAELEWDRRTALGVVLAAHNYPDAPRKGDRINGIPAETDNAVTFHAGTALADGKLTTSGGRVLCVVGLADSVRGAQSVVYDTVNQISFDGMQYRRDIGHRAVSRKQAHRHG, from the coding sequence ATGAAGTTACTCGTCGTCGGTTCGGGCGGTCGGGAGCATGCGCTGGCATGGAAGCTCGCGCAGTCGCCGCGCGTGCAGATCGTCTATGTGGCGCCCGGCAACGGCGGCACGGCGCAGGACGAGCGCCTGCGCAACGTCGATATCACGGACCCGGAGGCGCTCGCCGATTTCGTCGAGAAAGAGCACGTTTCGCTGACTGTCGTCGGTCCGGAAACGCCGCTCGCGGCAGGCATCGTGAATCTGTTCCGCTCGCGCGGGCTGAAGATTTTCGGGCCGACCAAGGAAGCCGCGCAGCTCGAAAGCTCTAAGGACTTCGCGAAGGCGTTCATGAAGCGCCACAACATCCCGACCGCGGAATACGAAACCTTCACGGACGCCGCCGCCGCGCACGCCTACATCGACGCAAAAGGCGCGCCGATCGTCGTGAAAGCGGACGGACTCGCCGCCGGCAAGGGCGTGGTCGTCGCGATGAACGCGGAAGAAGCCCACGCCGCCGTCGATTCCATGCTCGCCGACAACCAGTTCGGCGATGCGGGCGCGCGCGTGGTCATCGAAGAGTTCCTGACGGGCGAGGAAGCGAGCTTCATTGTGATGGTGGACGGCAAGCACGTGCTGGCGCTGGCTTCGAGCCAGGACCACAAGCGCCTGCTCGACGGCGACAAGGGCCCGAACACCGGCGGGATGGGCGCCTATTCGCCCGCGCCGATCGTCACGCCGCAGCTGCACGCCCGCGTGATGCGCGAAATCATCCTGCCGACCGTGCGCGGCATGGAGAACGAAGGCATCCGCTATACCGGTTTTCTGTACGCGGGCCTGATGATCGACACGAACGGCAATCCGAAGACGCTCGAATTCAACTGTCGAATGGGCGACCCGGAAACGCAGCCGATCATGGCGCGTCTGAAGGGCGACTTCTCGAAAGTCGTGGAAATGGCCATCGACGGCAAGCTCGACGGCGCCGAACTGGAGTGGGATCGGCGCACGGCGCTCGGCGTCGTGCTGGCCGCGCACAACTACCCGGATGCGCCGCGCAAGGGCGACCGCATCAACGGCATTCCGGCCGAAACGGACAACGCCGTGACGTTCCATGCGGGCACGGCGCTGGCTGACGGCAAGCTGACGACCTCGGGCGGACGCGTGCTGTGCGTCGTCGGGCTGGCGGATTCCGTGCGCGGCGCGCAATCCGTGGTCTACGATACAGTGAATCAGATTTCGTTCGACGGCATGCAGTACCGCCGCGACATCGGCCACCGGGCGGTGAGCCGCAAGCAGGCCCACCGCCACGGCTGA
- the hemF gene encoding oxygen-dependent coproporphyrinogen oxidase, whose amino-acid sequence MSEPTRSADREAQPDTSHDIAAVRDYLTGLQTRIADALGAFDGTSFATDAWTREPGAHLRGGGVTRILEGGGFFERAGIGFSDVAGDALPPSASAARPQLAGRGFEALGVSLVMHPRNPHCPTVHMNVRMLTAVAPGEAPIFWFGGGMDLTPIYGYEEDAVHFHRVCREALQPFGADLYPRFKTWCDEYFYLKHRNEQRGIGGIFFDDFSEPGFERSFAMMRSVGDAFLDAYLPIIERRRDTPYTEREREFQSYRRGRYVEFNLVWDRGTHFGLQSGGRTESILMSMPPLASWRYDWQPEPGTPEARLYRDFLVRREWL is encoded by the coding sequence ATGAGTGAACCGACACGCAGCGCGGACCGCGAGGCACAACCAGACACATCGCACGATATCGCAGCGGTGCGCGACTATCTGACCGGCTTGCAAACGCGCATCGCCGATGCGCTCGGCGCGTTCGACGGCACGTCCTTCGCCACCGACGCCTGGACCCGCGAGCCGGGCGCGCATCTGCGCGGCGGCGGCGTGACGCGCATTCTCGAAGGCGGCGGCTTTTTCGAGCGGGCCGGCATCGGTTTCTCGGACGTCGCGGGCGACGCCCTGCCGCCCTCGGCGAGCGCGGCGCGTCCGCAGCTCGCGGGGCGCGGCTTCGAGGCGCTCGGCGTCTCGCTCGTTATGCATCCGCGCAATCCGCACTGCCCGACCGTGCATATGAACGTGCGCATGTTGACGGCTGTTGCGCCCGGCGAAGCGCCGATCTTCTGGTTCGGCGGCGGGATGGATCTCACGCCCATCTACGGCTACGAGGAAGACGCGGTGCATTTTCATCGCGTATGCCGGGAGGCGCTGCAACCGTTCGGCGCGGACCTGTATCCGCGTTTCAAGACGTGGTGCGACGAGTACTTCTACCTGAAGCATCGAAACGAACAGCGCGGCATCGGCGGGATCTTTTTCGATGATTTCTCCGAGCCCGGCTTCGAGCGTTCGTTCGCGATGATGCGAAGCGTCGGCGATGCATTTCTCGACGCGTATCTGCCGATCATCGAGCGGCGGCGCGACACGCCGTACACCGAGCGCGAGCGCGAATTCCAGTCCTACCGGCGCGGGCGCTACGTCGAGTTCAACCTTGTGTGGGATCGCGGCACGCATTTCGGTCTGCAAAGCGGTGGACGCACCGAGTCCATTCTCATGTCGATGCCGCCGCTCGCGAGCTGGCGCTACGACTGGCAACCGGAACCCGGCACGCCGGAGGCGCGGCTCTACCGGGACTTTCTGGTGCGCCGGGAATGGCTGTGA
- a CDS encoding nicotinate-nucleotide adenylyltransferase, giving the protein MAVTRAAAPGAPCEKRVGLLGGTFDPIHNGHLALARRFAALLQLTELVLLPAGQPWQKAGVSAPHHRLAMTRAAAQSLDLGGAKITVATDEIERDGPTYTVDTLAQWREREGAEASLALLIGADQLVKLDSWHDWKRLFDYAHICVETRPGFDLRALSDEVAKEVAARRTSADVLCATTHGHVLIDESLLLDVSATAIREHARTQDGTRDFQAQVPSAVWDYIVQHHLYRTR; this is encoded by the coding sequence ATGGCTGTGACGCGCGCCGCCGCTCCGGGCGCGCCGTGCGAGAAGCGCGTCGGCCTGCTCGGCGGCACGTTCGATCCGATTCACAACGGACATCTCGCGCTCGCTCGCCGCTTCGCCGCGCTTTTGCAGCTGACCGAACTCGTGCTGCTGCCTGCGGGCCAGCCGTGGCAGAAGGCGGGCGTATCGGCGCCGCATCATCGGCTCGCGATGACACGCGCGGCGGCGCAATCGCTCGATCTGGGCGGCGCGAAGATCACCGTCGCGACCGATGAAATCGAGCGCGACGGCCCCACTTATACCGTCGACACGCTCGCTCAGTGGCGCGAGCGAGAAGGCGCGGAGGCTTCGCTCGCGCTGCTGATCGGCGCCGACCAGTTGGTCAAGCTCGACTCGTGGCACGACTGGAAACGTCTCTTCGACTACGCGCACATTTGCGTCGAGACGCGGCCGGGCTTCGATCTGCGCGCGCTGTCCGATGAAGTCGCGAAGGAAGTGGCCGCGCGCCGGACGTCGGCGGACGTGTTGTGCGCAACCACGCACGGTCACGTGCTGATCGACGAATCGCTTCTGCTCGACGTATCCGCCACGGCAATCCGCGAGCACGCCCGCACGCAGGACGGCACGCGGGATTTCCAGGCTCAGGTCCCCTCCGCCGTATGGGACTATATTGTTCAACATCACCTGTACCGGACACGGTAA
- the rsfS gene encoding ribosome silencing factor yields the protein MELQKLQRAIIDGLEDVKAQDIKVFNTSHLTSLFDRVVVASGTSNRQTKALANSVREKVKEAGGDIISTEGEEIGEWVLVDCGDAVVHILQPALRQYYNLEEVWGDKPVRVKLQKPNMFGGASVSDDEDEDEDDAPAVKRPARKTARKQA from the coding sequence ATGGAACTTCAAAAGCTGCAACGCGCGATCATCGACGGTCTGGAAGACGTCAAGGCGCAAGACATCAAGGTGTTCAACACGAGCCACCTGACGTCGCTGTTCGACCGCGTGGTCGTGGCGAGCGGGACGTCGAACCGGCAGACCAAGGCGCTCGCCAACAGCGTGCGCGAAAAGGTCAAGGAAGCGGGTGGCGACATCATCAGCACGGAAGGCGAAGAGATCGGCGAATGGGTGCTGGTCGACTGCGGCGACGCGGTCGTTCATATCCTGCAACCGGCGCTGCGCCAGTACTACAACCTCGAGGAAGTCTGGGGCGACAAGCCCGTGCGCGTGAAGCTGCAAAAGCCGAACATGTTCGGCGGCGCAAGCGTGTCCGACGACGAAGACGAGGACGAGGACGACGCACCTGCGGTCAAACGCCCGGCGCGCAAAACCGCGCGCAAGCAGGCCTGA
- the rlmH gene encoding 23S rRNA (pseudouridine(1915)-N(3))-methyltransferase RlmH, producing the protein MKLYILAVGHKMPDWIENGFDEYAKRMPPELRIELKEIKPEQRSSGRNAESVMTAERQRIEAALPKNARVVALDERGRDWTTMQLANALPGWQQDGRDVAFVIGGADGLAPEVKARAELMLRVSSLTLPHGMVRVLLAEQLYRAWSITQNHPYHRA; encoded by the coding sequence ATGAAGCTCTACATTTTGGCCGTCGGACACAAGATGCCCGACTGGATCGAAAACGGGTTCGACGAGTACGCGAAGCGCATGCCGCCGGAGCTGCGCATCGAACTCAAGGAAATCAAGCCCGAGCAACGCTCGTCCGGACGCAATGCCGAGAGCGTGATGACCGCCGAGCGGCAGCGAATCGAAGCCGCCTTGCCGAAGAACGCGCGCGTCGTCGCGCTCGATGAACGCGGTCGCGACTGGACCACGATGCAACTCGCGAACGCCCTGCCCGGCTGGCAGCAGGACGGGCGCGATGTCGCGTTCGTGATCGGCGGCGCGGACGGCCTCGCGCCCGAAGTGAAGGCCCGCGCCGAACTGATGTTGCGCGTCTCCAGCCTCACGCTGCCTCACGGCATGGTTCGCGTGCTGCTGGCCGAACAGCTTTACCGCGCGTGGAGCATCACGCAGAATCACCCCTACCATCGCGCGTGA
- a CDS encoding Maf family protein: protein MPADSSAYSFVYLASQSPRRQELLRQLGVRYELLLPRPDEDAEALEAELPGEAADAYVVRVCALKAKAARARLVAGGHAPAPILVADTTVTIDGLILGKPLHEADAVAMLERLAGREHEVLTALAVVDAEGTLLEVAVSRSTVRFAAVDRAALQRYAATGEPLGKAGAYGIQGRAAAFIERIEGSYSGIMGLPLFETAALLRVARVEF from the coding sequence ATGCCCGCTGACTCCTCCGCTTACTCCTTCGTTTATCTGGCTTCGCAAAGCCCGCGCCGTCAGGAGTTGCTGCGGCAACTGGGCGTGCGATACGAACTGCTGCTGCCCCGCCCCGACGAAGACGCCGAAGCCCTCGAAGCCGAGCTTCCGGGCGAAGCCGCGGACGCCTACGTCGTGCGCGTCTGCGCGTTGAAGGCGAAGGCGGCCCGCGCGCGGTTGGTTGCCGGCGGACATGCACCCGCGCCGATTCTTGTCGCCGATACAACCGTCACCATCGACGGCCTGATTCTCGGCAAGCCTTTGCATGAAGCCGATGCCGTCGCGATGCTCGAACGCCTCGCCGGCCGCGAGCACGAAGTGCTGACCGCGCTTGCCGTCGTGGATGCCGAAGGCACGCTGCTCGAAGTCGCGGTGTCGCGTTCGACGGTGCGCTTCGCCGCGGTCGACCGTGCTGCGCTGCAACGCTACGCCGCGACCGGCGAGCCGCTCGGCAAGGCGGGCGCGTATGGCATTCAGGGCCGCGCGGCGGCGTTCATCGAGCGAATCGAGGGGTCCTATTCGGGTATCATGGGTCTGCCCCTTTTCGAAACCGCAGCACTCTTGCGCGTGGCGCGCGTCGAATTCTAA
- the rng gene encoding ribonuclease G — MNEEILINVTPQETRVALVQQGAVQELHVERTLSRGRVGNVYLGKVVRVLPGMQSAFIDIGLERAAFLHVADIWHPRIAGEAHGSAAHVPIEKIVFEGQALMVQVVKDPIGTKGARLSTQVSIAGRTLVYLPQEPHIGISQKIESEAEREAVRARLTAVLPADEKGGYIVRTIAEDSSSEELAADVAYLRKTWATIVTQAQRVPATTLLYQDLNLAQRVLRDFVNDETTRIQVDSRETYQMLADFAAEFTPAVASRVHHYTGERPLFDLYNIEAEIQRALSRRVDLKSGGYLMIDQTEAMTTIDVNTGGYVGARNFDDTIFKTNLEAAHTIARQLRLRNLGGIIIIDFIDMENVEHRDQVLGELKKALSRDRTRVTVNGFSQLGLVEMTRKRTRESLAHVLCEPCPTCQGKGQVKTPRTVCYDVLREIMRESRQFNPREFRVVASQQVIDLFLEEESQHLAMLMDFIGKPVSLQVESNLSQEQYDIVLM; from the coding sequence ATGAACGAAGAAATCCTGATCAACGTCACACCGCAGGAAACCCGCGTCGCACTGGTTCAGCAAGGCGCCGTTCAGGAGCTTCACGTCGAGCGCACGCTTTCGCGCGGGCGCGTCGGCAATGTGTATCTCGGCAAGGTCGTGCGCGTGTTGCCGGGCATGCAGTCCGCGTTCATCGACATCGGTCTGGAACGCGCCGCGTTTCTTCATGTGGCCGATATCTGGCATCCGCGCATCGCGGGAGAAGCGCATGGATCGGCGGCGCATGTGCCCATCGAAAAGATCGTGTTCGAAGGTCAGGCGCTGATGGTGCAGGTCGTGAAGGACCCCATCGGCACCAAGGGCGCTCGCCTGTCGACGCAGGTGAGCATCGCGGGGCGCACGCTCGTGTATCTGCCGCAGGAGCCGCATATCGGCATCTCGCAGAAGATCGAGAGCGAGGCGGAACGCGAGGCCGTCCGCGCGCGCCTCACCGCCGTCTTGCCCGCCGACGAGAAAGGCGGTTATATCGTGCGCACCATCGCGGAAGATTCGTCGAGCGAAGAGCTTGCCGCCGATGTCGCCTATCTGCGCAAGACGTGGGCAACCATCGTGACGCAGGCGCAGCGCGTGCCGGCGACCACGCTGCTCTATCAGGATCTGAACCTCGCGCAGCGCGTGTTGCGCGACTTCGTGAACGACGAGACCACGCGCATTCAGGTCGATTCGCGCGAGACATATCAGATGCTCGCGGACTTCGCGGCCGAATTCACGCCCGCGGTGGCGTCGCGCGTGCATCACTACACAGGCGAGCGGCCGCTTTTCGACTTGTACAACATCGAAGCGGAGATTCAGCGGGCGCTCTCGCGGCGCGTTGATCTGAAGTCGGGCGGCTATCTCATGATCGACCAGACCGAGGCGATGACGACCATCGACGTGAATACGGGCGGTTACGTGGGCGCGCGCAATTTCGACGACACCATCTTCAAGACGAATCTCGAAGCGGCGCATACCATTGCGCGGCAACTGCGTTTGAGGAATCTCGGCGGGATCATCATCATCGATTTCATCGACATGGAGAATGTCGAGCATCGCGATCAGGTGCTGGGCGAGCTGAAGAAGGCTTTGTCACGCGACAGGACGCGCGTGACGGTCAACGGCTTCTCGCAACTGGGGCTGGTGGAGATGACGCGCAAGCGCACGCGCGAGTCGCTCGCGCACGTGCTGTGCGAGCCGTGCCCGACTTGTCAGGGCAAGGGGCAAGTGAAGACGCCGCGAACCGTCTGCTACGACGTGCTGCGCGAGATCATGCGCGAATCGCGGCAGTTCAACCCGCGCGAGTTTCGGGTGGTGGCGTCGCAGCAGGTCATCGACCTGTTTCTCGAGGAAGAGTCGCAGCACCTCGCGATGCTGATGGACTTCATCGGGAAGCCGGTTTCGTTGCAGGTGGAGTCGAATTTGAGTCAGGAGCAGTACGACATCGTGCTGATGTAA
- a CDS encoding O-antigen ligase family protein, translated as MQVNMISRLGRAGTESYQLVLARWFAVVTLWLVPISTAGVNLASGAFALLALASPEVWRRAPTLRMRSPAGFAALVLFFALTLSLSYSSPGVHEALDFLMKYRKLLFIPLLYLVFADEKATAWAWAAMWGLLGTLVLTMVLTYTNYFGWTALGPMHGTDAVTRPWVFKDHISGGLMMAFLVCLSFSLARATKRAGGKVLYFVALAAMINVLFVLQGRTGQVVAIAYIAIFLVVHATRFRQYDKRTRWMVALGAVTVCACVAAFVLYSKDSRLADTAQEITQFETQNKNTSMGVRLEFYRRSIELMAHRPIAGYGVGSVRVQFERLASTQTGARAAMAGNPHNEFFLMGVQLGLIGVALFVWFLIAVAKECQRLVQPARDVANGYLFAFVFGCFANSLLLNFTEGNLFIFLVGILISAAPRRQRVGA; from the coding sequence ATGCAAGTCAACATGATTTCAAGGCTGGGCCGGGCGGGCACCGAGTCCTACCAGTTGGTCCTGGCGAGATGGTTCGCCGTCGTCACGCTTTGGCTCGTACCGATTTCCACCGCAGGCGTGAATCTCGCCTCCGGCGCGTTCGCATTGCTGGCGCTCGCCTCCCCGGAAGTGTGGCGCCGCGCGCCGACGCTGCGCATGCGCTCGCCAGCCGGCTTCGCCGCCCTCGTGCTCTTTTTCGCGCTGACGTTGAGTCTCTCGTATAGCTCGCCCGGCGTACACGAAGCCCTCGACTTCCTGATGAAGTACCGCAAGCTGCTGTTCATCCCGCTGCTTTATCTCGTTTTCGCCGACGAGAAAGCGACCGCCTGGGCATGGGCGGCGATGTGGGGGCTCTTGGGCACGCTCGTCCTGACGATGGTGCTCACCTACACGAACTACTTCGGCTGGACGGCGCTCGGCCCGATGCACGGCACGGACGCCGTGACGAGACCGTGGGTGTTCAAGGACCACATCTCGGGCGGCCTCATGATGGCGTTTCTCGTGTGCCTGTCGTTTTCGCTCGCCAGGGCGACGAAGCGCGCAGGCGGCAAGGTGCTCTATTTCGTCGCGCTGGCCGCGATGATCAACGTGCTTTTCGTGCTGCAAGGGCGCACGGGACAAGTGGTGGCGATTGCGTACATCGCCATTTTCCTGGTCGTGCACGCGACGCGGTTTCGCCAGTACGACAAGCGGACGCGCTGGATGGTGGCGCTCGGCGCGGTGACGGTGTGTGCGTGCGTCGCCGCGTTCGTGCTGTACTCGAAAGACTCGCGCCTTGCCGATACGGCGCAGGAGATCACGCAGTTCGAAACGCAGAACAAGAACACGTCGATGGGCGTGCGGTTGGAGTTCTATCGGCGCAGCATCGAATTGATGGCGCACAGGCCCATCGCGGGCTATGGCGTGGGAAGCGTGCGCGTTCAGTTCGAGCGGCTCGCCAGCACGCAGACCGGCGCGCGCGCGGCCATGGCGGGCAATCCGCACAACGAATTCTTCTTGATGGGCGTGCAACTCGGATTGATCGGCGTCGCGCTCTTCGTGTGGTTCCTGATCGCTGTCGCCAAGGAGTGTCAGCGCCTTGTCCAGCCCGCGCGCGATGTGGCAAATGGTTACCTTTTCGCCTTCGTTTTCGGCTGTTTCGCCAATTCGCTGCTGCTGAACTTCACCGAGGGGAATCTGTTCATCTTCCTCGTCGGCATATTGATTAGCGCGGCGCCGCGACGCCAGCGGGTTGGGGCGTAG
- a CDS encoding glycosyltransferase family 4 protein encodes MPKPVIHIINGFMNEYGGSEQEALHLARLLRDRSELTLWSPSSRCSAELARRHGIRRIGAGIGAGHRPDGGTFVFVGAHWRNRLWPYLGRAPQRLIYVFNTFHAKILALTATHPFMLRWPKTEYVFISEFQKNLLGVEGEVQPSPIDITQFSPAPQQVRASRPIIGRLSRDTLDKHDLEDVSLYRAWAEAGADIRLQGATSLRAAAGDALTGTPHVEIVPEGAIPAAEFLRGIDVFYYRTGAHVETFGRVVLEAMACGLPVVCHRRGGYADWVRHGENGFLFDTTDEARRLVDTLLADPALRASIGERARRTVEVLYSNEALRRRADFYLRGAR; translated from the coding sequence GTGCCGAAACCGGTCATTCACATCATCAACGGATTCATGAATGAATACGGCGGCAGCGAGCAAGAGGCCCTGCATCTCGCCCGTCTGCTGCGGGACCGCAGCGAACTGACGCTGTGGTCGCCTTCATCGCGCTGCTCCGCGGAACTCGCGCGCCGGCACGGCATTCGTCGCATCGGTGCCGGTATCGGCGCGGGGCATCGTCCGGACGGCGGCACGTTCGTGTTCGTCGGCGCGCACTGGCGCAACCGGCTGTGGCCGTACCTGGGCCGCGCGCCGCAGCGTCTGATCTACGTCTTCAACACGTTTCACGCGAAGATTCTCGCGCTCACCGCGACCCACCCTTTCATGCTGCGCTGGCCGAAGACCGAGTACGTCTTCATCTCCGAGTTCCAGAAGAACCTGCTCGGCGTGGAAGGCGAGGTGCAGCCTTCGCCTATCGACATCACGCAGTTTTCGCCCGCGCCGCAGCAGGTTCGCGCATCGCGGCCGATTATCGGACGCCTGAGCCGCGATACGCTCGACAAGCACGATCTCGAAGACGTATCGCTCTACCGTGCGTGGGCCGAAGCGGGCGCGGACATACGGCTACAGGGCGCGACGAGCCTGCGCGCGGCGGCCGGCGACGCGCTCACGGGGACACCGCATGTGGAAATCGTGCCCGAAGGCGCGATTCCCGCAGCCGAGTTCCTGCGAGGCATCGATGTCTTTTATTATCGGACGGGCGCGCACGTGGAAACCTTCGGACGCGTGGTGCTGGAAGCGATGGCATGCGGGCTGCCGGTCGTGTGTCACCGGCGCGGCGGCTATGCCGACTGGGTGCGGCACGGCGAGAATGGCTTTCTGTTCGATACGACCGACGAAGCCCGCCGCCTCGTCGACACCTTGCTCGCCGATCCGGCGTTGCGCGCGTCGATCGGGGAACGGGCACGGCGCACGGTGGAAGTTCTGTATTCGAACGAAGCCCTACGACGCCGCGCGGACTTCTATTTGCGCGGCGCGCGCTGA